The following proteins are co-located in the Malus sylvestris chromosome 13, drMalSylv7.2, whole genome shotgun sequence genome:
- the LOC126597489 gene encoding retrovirus-related Pol polyprotein from transposon TNT 1-94: MEGSGTMIKLTNSNWVTWKPRMEDILYCKDLHKPIEGDAAKPESMSDAEWKKMNRKVIGTIRQWVNDNVFHHVSNETNAREFWMKLESLFEKKTPAKKAFLIKELINVKYNDGLSVAEHLNNFQNIINQLATMKMTIEDELQALLLLGSLPDNWETFVRTAKKARVESLEVMEGVLADPSQGLGVHATIVAKKAI, encoded by the exons ATGGAAGGAAGTGGCACTATGATCAAACTCAccaactccaattgggtaacATGGAAGCCAAGGATGGAGGACATTCTCTATTGCAAGGATCTGCATAAGCCAATTGAAGGAGATGCCGCTAAGCCCGAAAGCATGTCCGATGCcgagtggaagaagatgaatcgcAAGGTTATTGGCACAATTAGACAATGGGTGAACGACAATGTTTTTCACCATGTGTCTAATGAAACCAATGCTCGcgagttttggatgaagcttGAGTCCTTGTTCGAGAAGAAGACCCCagccaagaaagccttcttgatAAAAGAGCTTATCAATGTGAAGTACAATGATGGTTTAAGTGTAGCAGAACACTTGAACAATTTCCAAAATATCATCAACCAGTTGGCTACTATGAAAATGACGATTGAGGACGAGCTGCAAGCGCTATTGCTACTTGGATCCTTGCCAGACAATTGGGAGACCTTTGTG AGAACCGCAAAAAAAGCAAGAGTAGAGAGCCTAGAGGTCATGGAAGGAGTCCTAGCCGATCCAAGTCAAGGTTTAGGGGTGCATGCCACCATTGTGGCAAAGAAggccatatga
- the LOC126597485 gene encoding putative pentatricopeptide repeat-containing protein At5g13230, mitochondrial isoform X2 encodes MLRLLSQRTLHSGNLASHSKTTALTTFSRCGFAAQAAQLPPPNFTTHPKLPSSEFDSHAYGVVLQHCIRNGDARSAMGLHCEILKKGGCLDLFADNILLNMYVKAGMLVDAANLFDEMSERNVISFVTLIQGFSDYGRFVDAVELFSGLHREGHELNQFVFTTILKLLVRTGWAELVWTVHACIHKLAHGSSAFVGTALIDAYSVCGYVNVARDVFDEVVCKDMVAWTGMVACYAENGCSEEALELFSQMRVIGFRPNNYTFTGALKACAGLEALNGGKSVHGCVIKSCYEGDLYVGTALLDLYTKFGDIEEARQVFQEMPKNDVVPWSLMVSRYAQSDRCEEALDLFCRMRQAFVVPNQFTYASTLQACATMEHLDFGMQIHCHVTKVGIDSDVYVSNALMGVYAKCGKIDDSMDLFVESPNRNDVSWNTMIVGYAQLGDGEKALMLFSGMIRCQVEATEVTYSSALHASSSLAALESGVQIHSVTVKTIYDKDTVVGNSLIDMYAKCGNIKDARLVFDKLKQRDEVSWNTMISGYSMHGLALEALKVFEMMQETNCKPNKLTFVGVLSACSNAGLLDQGQAYFDSMVQDYDVEPCIEHYTCMVWLLGRSGHLDKAVKLINEIPFEPSIMVWRALLGACVIHNDVELGRTAAKHVLEMDPQDEATHVLLSNIYATAKRWDNVAYVRKNMKRKGVKKEPGLSWIENQGTVHYFAVGDTSHPDMKLINGMLEWLKLRTLKAGHVPNCNAILLDVAEDEKERLLWVHSERLALAFGLVRAPSGSPIRIIKNLRI; translated from the exons ATGCTTAGATTGCTTTCCCAGAGAACGTTGCACTCTGGAAATCTCGCTTCTCACTCCAAAACCACCGCCCTGACAACCTTTTCACGATGTGGGTTCGCAGCCCAAGCCGCCCAACTGCCCCCACCAAACTTCACCACCCACCCAAAGCTTCCCAGCTCAGAGTTCGACTCTCACGCATACGGCGTCGTGCTCCAGCACTGCATCCGAAACGGCGACGCCAGGTCCGCAATGGGTCTTCATTGCGAGATTCTGAAGAAAGGCGGCTGCTTGGACTTGTTTGCTGACAACATTCTTCTCAATATGTATGTGAAGGCGGGTATGCTCGTTGATGCCGCTAAcctgtttgatgaaatgtcCGAGAGAAATGTTATTTCGTTCGTTACATTGATCCAGGGGTTTTCGGATTACGGGCGTTTTGTTGATGCTGTAGAATTGTTTAGTGGGCTGCATAGAGAAGGCCATGAGCTTAACCAATTTGTTTTTACTACGATTTTGAAGTTGCTTGTGAGGACGGGGTGGGCTGAGCTGGTTTGGACTGTTCATGCTTGTATTCATAAGCTTGCGCATGGGTCTAGTGCCTTCGTTGGGACTGCTCTCATTGATGCCTACTCTGTTTGCGGGTACGTTAATGTTGCTAGGGATGTTTTTGATGAGGTTGTTTGTAAAGATATGGTAGCTTGGACTGGGATGGTAGCATGTTATGCTGAGAATGGTTGTTCTGAAGAAGCACTCGAACTCTTCTCTCAAATGAGGGTGATTGGGTTCAGGCCTAATAATTATACTTTTACGGGTGCGCTTAAGGCTTGTGCGGGATTAGAGGCCTTAAATGGAGGGAAGAGTGTCCATGGGTGTGTAATAAAATCATGTTATGAAGGGGATCTGTATGTGGGTACGGCATTACTTGATTTGTACACCAAGTTTGGAGATATTGAGGAGGCTCGGCAAGTATTTCAAGAGATGCCCAAAAATGATGTGGTTCCTTGGAGCCTCATGGTTTCACGGTATGCTCAGAGTGACCGGTGTGAAGAGGCTCTGGACTTGTTTTGTCGGATGAGGCAAGCATTTGTTGTTCCAAACCAGTTTACATATGCTAGCACgctgcaagcttgtgcaactatGGAGCATTTAGATTTTGGGATGCAAATCCATTGCCATGTAACCAAGGTTGGTATTGATTCAGATGTCTATGTTTCAAATGCCCTCATGGGTGTCTATGCTAAATGTGGAAAGATAGATGACTCTATGGACTTATTTGTGGAATCACCAAATAGAAATGATGTATCTTGGAACACAATGATTGTTGGGTACGCCCAGTTAGGTGATGGAGAGAAGGCGTTGATGTTGTTTTCAGGTATGATTAGATGCCAAGTCGAGGCAACAGAAGTGACGTACTCTAGTGCTCTCCATGCTTCTTCTAGCCTAGCAGCGTTGGAATCAGGAGTTCAGATACATTCTGTAACAGTCAAAACCATATATGACAAGGATACTGTAGTGGGTAATTCTTTAATAGATATGTATGCCAAATGTGGGAACATTAAAGATGCTCGCCTGGTGTTTGATAAGTTGAAGCAACGAGATGAGGTCTCATGGAATACCATGATCTCAGGGTATTCTATGCATGGCCTTGCCCTTGAGGCTCTAAAAGTTTTTGAAATGATGCAGGAAACAAATTGCAAACCAAACAAGTTAACTTTTGTTGGTGTCCTGTCAGCATGCAGCAATGCAGGACTTCTAGATCAAGGACAAGCTTATTTTGATTCTATGGTACAAGACTATGATGTTGAACCATGCATAGAGCACTACACTTGTATGGTCTGGCTTTTAGGGCGATCAGGCCATCTTGATAAGGCCGTGAAGTTGATTAATGAAATCCCATTTGAACCTAGTATTATGGTGTGGCGTGCTTTGCTTGGAGCTTGTGTTATCCATAATGATGTCGAACTTGGAAGGACGGCTGCCAAGCATGTTCTTGAAATGGATCCTCAGGATGAGGCGACCCATGTGTTATTGTCAAACATATATGCCACCGCGAAGAGATGGGATAATGTAGCTTATGTTAgaaaaaacatgaaaaggaaAGGAGTAAAGAAGGAACCCGGCTTAAGTTGGATTGAGAACCAGGGCACAGTTCATTATTTCGCTGTGGGCGATACTTCACATCCTGATATGAAACTGATCAATGGCATGCTGGAATGGTTGAAATTGAGAACCTTGAAGGCAGGACATGTTCCCAATTGTAATGCCATTTTGCTTGATGTGGCAGAGGATGAAAAGGAGCGTCTCTTGTGGGTACACAGTGAAAGATTAGCTCTAGCATTTGGGCTGGTTAGAGCACCATCTGGGAGCCCCATTCGTATCATTAAAAATCTTCGGATAT GA
- the LOC126597485 gene encoding putative pentatricopeptide repeat-containing protein At5g13230, mitochondrial isoform X1 — MLRLLSQRTLHSGNLASHSKTTALTTFSRCGFAAQAAQLPPPNFTTHPKLPSSEFDSHAYGVVLQHCIRNGDARSAMGLHCEILKKGGCLDLFADNILLNMYVKAGMLVDAANLFDEMSERNVISFVTLIQGFSDYGRFVDAVELFSGLHREGHELNQFVFTTILKLLVRTGWAELVWTVHACIHKLAHGSSAFVGTALIDAYSVCGYVNVARDVFDEVVCKDMVAWTGMVACYAENGCSEEALELFSQMRVIGFRPNNYTFTGALKACAGLEALNGGKSVHGCVIKSCYEGDLYVGTALLDLYTKFGDIEEARQVFQEMPKNDVVPWSLMVSRYAQSDRCEEALDLFCRMRQAFVVPNQFTYASTLQACATMEHLDFGMQIHCHVTKVGIDSDVYVSNALMGVYAKCGKIDDSMDLFVESPNRNDVSWNTMIVGYAQLGDGEKALMLFSGMIRCQVEATEVTYSSALHASSSLAALESGVQIHSVTVKTIYDKDTVVGNSLIDMYAKCGNIKDARLVFDKLKQRDEVSWNTMISGYSMHGLALEALKVFEMMQETNCKPNKLTFVGVLSACSNAGLLDQGQAYFDSMVQDYDVEPCIEHYTCMVWLLGRSGHLDKAVKLINEIPFEPSIMVWRALLGACVIHNDVELGRTAAKHVLEMDPQDEATHVLLSNIYATAKRWDNVAYVRKNMKRKGVKKEPGLSWIENQGTVHYFAVGDTSHPDMKLINGMLEWLKLRTLKAGHVPNCNAILLDVAEDEKERLLWVHSERLALAFGLVRAPSGSPIRIIKNLRICMDCHATVKLISKIVQRDIIVRDLNRFHHFQDGVCSCGDYW, encoded by the coding sequence ATGCTTAGATTGCTTTCCCAGAGAACGTTGCACTCTGGAAATCTCGCTTCTCACTCCAAAACCACCGCCCTGACAACCTTTTCACGATGTGGGTTCGCAGCCCAAGCCGCCCAACTGCCCCCACCAAACTTCACCACCCACCCAAAGCTTCCCAGCTCAGAGTTCGACTCTCACGCATACGGCGTCGTGCTCCAGCACTGCATCCGAAACGGCGACGCCAGGTCCGCAATGGGTCTTCATTGCGAGATTCTGAAGAAAGGCGGCTGCTTGGACTTGTTTGCTGACAACATTCTTCTCAATATGTATGTGAAGGCGGGTATGCTCGTTGATGCCGCTAAcctgtttgatgaaatgtcCGAGAGAAATGTTATTTCGTTCGTTACATTGATCCAGGGGTTTTCGGATTACGGGCGTTTTGTTGATGCTGTAGAATTGTTTAGTGGGCTGCATAGAGAAGGCCATGAGCTTAACCAATTTGTTTTTACTACGATTTTGAAGTTGCTTGTGAGGACGGGGTGGGCTGAGCTGGTTTGGACTGTTCATGCTTGTATTCATAAGCTTGCGCATGGGTCTAGTGCCTTCGTTGGGACTGCTCTCATTGATGCCTACTCTGTTTGCGGGTACGTTAATGTTGCTAGGGATGTTTTTGATGAGGTTGTTTGTAAAGATATGGTAGCTTGGACTGGGATGGTAGCATGTTATGCTGAGAATGGTTGTTCTGAAGAAGCACTCGAACTCTTCTCTCAAATGAGGGTGATTGGGTTCAGGCCTAATAATTATACTTTTACGGGTGCGCTTAAGGCTTGTGCGGGATTAGAGGCCTTAAATGGAGGGAAGAGTGTCCATGGGTGTGTAATAAAATCATGTTATGAAGGGGATCTGTATGTGGGTACGGCATTACTTGATTTGTACACCAAGTTTGGAGATATTGAGGAGGCTCGGCAAGTATTTCAAGAGATGCCCAAAAATGATGTGGTTCCTTGGAGCCTCATGGTTTCACGGTATGCTCAGAGTGACCGGTGTGAAGAGGCTCTGGACTTGTTTTGTCGGATGAGGCAAGCATTTGTTGTTCCAAACCAGTTTACATATGCTAGCACgctgcaagcttgtgcaactatGGAGCATTTAGATTTTGGGATGCAAATCCATTGCCATGTAACCAAGGTTGGTATTGATTCAGATGTCTATGTTTCAAATGCCCTCATGGGTGTCTATGCTAAATGTGGAAAGATAGATGACTCTATGGACTTATTTGTGGAATCACCAAATAGAAATGATGTATCTTGGAACACAATGATTGTTGGGTACGCCCAGTTAGGTGATGGAGAGAAGGCGTTGATGTTGTTTTCAGGTATGATTAGATGCCAAGTCGAGGCAACAGAAGTGACGTACTCTAGTGCTCTCCATGCTTCTTCTAGCCTAGCAGCGTTGGAATCAGGAGTTCAGATACATTCTGTAACAGTCAAAACCATATATGACAAGGATACTGTAGTGGGTAATTCTTTAATAGATATGTATGCCAAATGTGGGAACATTAAAGATGCTCGCCTGGTGTTTGATAAGTTGAAGCAACGAGATGAGGTCTCATGGAATACCATGATCTCAGGGTATTCTATGCATGGCCTTGCCCTTGAGGCTCTAAAAGTTTTTGAAATGATGCAGGAAACAAATTGCAAACCAAACAAGTTAACTTTTGTTGGTGTCCTGTCAGCATGCAGCAATGCAGGACTTCTAGATCAAGGACAAGCTTATTTTGATTCTATGGTACAAGACTATGATGTTGAACCATGCATAGAGCACTACACTTGTATGGTCTGGCTTTTAGGGCGATCAGGCCATCTTGATAAGGCCGTGAAGTTGATTAATGAAATCCCATTTGAACCTAGTATTATGGTGTGGCGTGCTTTGCTTGGAGCTTGTGTTATCCATAATGATGTCGAACTTGGAAGGACGGCTGCCAAGCATGTTCTTGAAATGGATCCTCAGGATGAGGCGACCCATGTGTTATTGTCAAACATATATGCCACCGCGAAGAGATGGGATAATGTAGCTTATGTTAgaaaaaacatgaaaaggaaAGGAGTAAAGAAGGAACCCGGCTTAAGTTGGATTGAGAACCAGGGCACAGTTCATTATTTCGCTGTGGGCGATACTTCACATCCTGATATGAAACTGATCAATGGCATGCTGGAATGGTTGAAATTGAGAACCTTGAAGGCAGGACATGTTCCCAATTGTAATGCCATTTTGCTTGATGTGGCAGAGGATGAAAAGGAGCGTCTCTTGTGGGTACACAGTGAAAGATTAGCTCTAGCATTTGGGCTGGTTAGAGCACCATCTGGGAGCCCCATTCGTATCATTAAAAATCTTCGGATATGTATGGATTGCCATGCCACAGTGAAGTTAATATCAAAGATTGTGCAGCGAGATATTATTGTTAGAGATCTCAATCGATTCCATCACTTTCAGGATGGAGTTTGCTCTTGTGGTGATTACTGGTGA